The genomic stretch tggtattacacactattacatcggaatttcgttattttagtaaccatattattagttttcctgtttacctatgcattctgaaacccctgttaacagcgTTTTTTGCGatgtaacccagcgctggccgatgttcgatggaggctctccctacttctctactgcgcctgcgcgctccttctcttcgcggcctctttcgaacgaacaaactctctctgtgaacctctgtgaacaaacaagtcccgacgctgtctggcttcttgaacgtctgacacatttttttttttttttttaagggctcagcatttcatttcagttggcttatccgtttatcctcagatgtggatcgttgtgtgaatTGCAGggacggattttatggtggattgtggtggattgttatgtcgggcccagtgttatacgcatggaatgtggttgccgccgtatgtggcaggagtacgggatcatttcgaatacctagtacagtgttgcccgtaatctttaattgtaattttctaattaattgcaccgtcgattggaatgcaCCTTGCGTAGTTTTTGTcgtggtggcttggactatcgaatagccacactaaatgacatttgatcggtgctgctttacagtacctttaactaCCGAGTAACCAGTTCCGGTTGTCCAAATGTCCACTTCTAGTCTAAACCTGACTTCTGGTTGTCCACAttccgtctatacttgacttccggcaTGCATTTCCGGTCTAACTcgacttccggtctaacctgacttccggttgtccacctccagtcaatgcttgatttccggtttgacactttcaattactatatgtatgtccatttaattaacctttaattaggctcaattactttcaattatcCTGTAATTACGCTTTAATTACGttaggtaaccgcaggttacatgaggtaatcttgaattctcttaattacctttaattacgtttacttgcctcaattactctcaattccgctttaattgacgttaattaccttcaattacacTTAATTATCTCTGgtataacctgcggttaccttcggtattctttaattacatttaatcgttctcttaattacatatatcttacactcattacctttaaactcaactttcttgttttaatTATCTCTAATTACCTTAAATCACTCTTACTTCTTACTCTTAACTACCTTccactacttcaatttcaaatcatttgcctCCCTTTAcgtttaccctcttatatcccctttgcatGCCGCTGTcttggtgaggcttcaccatctcacacacggacacacacacacataaaccTTTTTCCATTTTCGACACTCCTATACGGGTGTCACAGTCAGGGATTTTCCCAACATCCCCCACGGACCCTATACACCCTTAAAAAtcttgaccccccccccccccaaaaaaaaaggactcGCCAGAAATGGCAAAAGAGCAGATATGGGTGTCACTCCCTCCCCCCACGGGACATCTCCCctgtgagaaagagagagagagaaagtaggggggcgcttcacgtttaccctgccCCGGATGCAAACTCACCTCGGCAGACGGTTCCACACAAAGGTAACCAGTAATGACAGTTTATCCCATGGTTTATCCACAGACATATTGTTGAGCTCGTTTGTAACTCGACAATCTGTCTGGATAAGCTCTCATTACTGGTTACTGGTCGTCAGCAGATGCTTCTAGCGTGGGGTTTATGTACTCGAGAATTTGCACAGGTTTATCATCTCCGGGGGTGTGGGTGTTGAAATTCCGCGACGGAGTGTGACCAGGGAATAACACAACCTAGGAATATATATTCCTAGGTTGTGTTATATTGGGGCGGGGGTCCTGTAGGGAGACTGACACCCGTATCTGCGGTTTTTGAGGCTGTTTTGCCATTTCCGGCAAGTTTTTTTGGGGGGTGTCAAGATATTGGGGGTGTAGGGgtacgtggtggtggtggtggtggaggggAATCCCTGAGTGTGACACCCGTATATTTTCTTTGGGCATTTTTTGACTGTTTTGGCaggtttctctttttttggggGAGAGGGAGAGTATTGGCAACATCTTTGGGTGGGTGCAGTAGGGGATGCCGGGAAAACTCCTATATTTACTAACATCACCCCTCTAGAGGGTTCTAGCTTCGCTACGCTACCAccagcgctatcccttacgtacgcaaagcaTAGGCGCATTTTGCTGAATCCTCACTCGCCTTcaccctcacgggcacatgtcCTCACTCGGCCTCACCCTCACTGCCCTCAaaagcacatgccctcactcgccctcacccccacggcactcacaaacgcaagccctcacccatgagggtcttaccctcataacgtctcccgtgagtgcactcatgaggttgtgcccctcatgagacctcctgtgagtgcactcatgaggtctgaggggcgccaggtctgtgtgagtgaagtcactggtgaggcctgaggggtgtgaggtcagtatgaggacattcagaaatgaggtcaaatgacgcataccagacgtgcacaaattatgaaggcattgatgacatggttccagcgacacaactaccggctgtgtgcactttaaagggctggtgtgcacgtatctAGCAAtgtcgtctacgtcgcgctgggaacacagcaaagcgtcctgagctgactgattacttggcggtatggttccagcgacccaactacaggcagggtgcactttaaaggtctggtgtgcacgtttttgccaatttagtctatgtcgctctgggaacacagcaaagcgtcctgagctgactgattacttggcgatatggttccagcgacacaactaccggctgtgtgcacgtATCTAGCAAtgtcgtctacgtcgcgctgggaacacagcaaagcgtcctgagttgactgattacttggtgatatggttccagcgacccaaccggcagggtgcactttaaagggctagtgttcccgtttttagcaatgtCGTCTACGCCGCGCtcggaacacagccaagcgtcctgagctgacggattagttggcgatatggttccagcgacccaactacaggcagggtgcactttaaaggtctGGTCGAAGGCATGTCAtcaatgccttcataatttgcccacgtctcataagcgtcatttgacctcatttctgaatgcactcatactgacctcacacccctcaggcgcctcaccagtgacttaaTTAACTCACACAGACGTgacgcccctcagacctcatgagtgcactcacaggaggtctcacaagcaaaacctcatgagttcactcacaggagacttcgtgagggtaagacctcatgagtgcactcacaggagacctcatgagggtaagaacctcatgagtgcactcacggatggcctgatcgcgggcttgccctcactcatcctcacctcaaaggcgtgaggtgagggtgaggggcactcatgagggccctcatgagtgagttcgcccagctatgacCAGTGGCGTagacacgggggggggggggggggctcgagctcccccctacctgccacggaccgacccaccgagccccccctacctcgaaggtctggctacgccactggctaTGACACAAAGTACAATATACCACTATTTTGAACTGCGCGcgtaaacgaaaaaaaagagagaaaaagtcaAGTCGTGTTTGTTTCGATTTTCTGTCGCCGCCGGTGTCGCcacttttcgctgtatcttgtGGCTCCCCCAGACGAGAAATGCTGCAAACTATTACCAAGGTCCCCGTGTTTTGTTCGAGAGATGTTTCCCAGCAAACACAACTGAGATACGGAGGGATAAAGGCAATCTTTCTACATTTACGCAGGTACGTGAATGTGCTCGGCTGCTTCCTCTTGCGTTGACGCCCCGATTTGCAAATATCCTTCATGCTAGAGGGGTGCACGCTGGTCGTGCTCTTTTTTCCTGTTTTGTCTCGGCCACAACTTGTGCGCGACGCACGTTATCCTTACGCGACAGGTGGCTCAATGTTGACATATTGATTGTCTGTGTCATTTAAAGAGCACCACCCGCAACAGGAAGGTGTATCGATTTTTTTCGACCCATTTCCTCACATTTAGGCATCTACCACGCTCGATATCAACGGACACAGCCATGGTAAATACAGCGGAAGGACTGTTATAGACACTCGATTAATGCTCCGCTCAATTACGCTGCTTCCTACATTAGGCGACGTCCGACAACTGGAAAGACGCAGCCTCAATCTACGACTTCAGTGCGCTGGACATTGATGGTAATGAGGTTACTTTAGACAAGTACAGGTACGTAATCTCATCTTGATCAAAGTTGCGCTCATCTTTCCGAGCCTTACAATTACACCTTCAGGGGCCACGTTGCTATCATTGTCAACGTTGCCTCCAAGTGAGGCAAAACTGCTGTCAACTACACCCAGTTGCAGCAGTTGTATGAGAAGTATGCGGAGTCGAAAGGCCTGCGTATTCTCGGATTCCCATGCAATCAATTTGGTGGTCAGGTATGCATACACAGTTAGCAACTGCAATCAAAATCAGCACAAATATAACCACTGCAGGAGCCAGGTACCGAGGAGGAGATAAAAGAATTTGTTACAAAGTACAATGTACAGTTTGACATGTTCAGCAAGATTAACGTCAACGGAAACAATGCACATCCACTTTGGAAGTACCTGAAGGAGAAGCAGCCTGGTACTCTTATCAAGTAGGCTTCTCCTATGTGCAGCCATCCTATTGTGTGACATACAATCGATAATTATCTGCAGTGCTATCAAGTGGAACTTCACAAAGTTTTTGATCGACAAAAATGGCCAGCCCGTTGGACGTTATGGACCAACTACTGACCCATTGGTAAGATTTGAAAGATTTTATTTAATGTAAACTGAACAATGTTTTGTTTGCAGTCAATGGAACCAGACCTCCAGAAGTACTTCTAAGCAATCCATCCGACAACAAATTGCCATCCTCGTCAGAGCCAATGACGATTAAGCCGTAAAGTCACCTTGTGATTGGTTTAGTCTGATAACTCTCTGAAAGGATTTGCATTTTCGTCTGAGGTGGATTACAAGAATGTTCATTCTGATCGCCTGTTACCAAATAAAATGTGGCTTAAGCAGAGACACTCTCACAATCCATAATTTATTACATCGCTATATTCTAAATGTGTGGATCACCACAGGTAAATCACGACTAGATGTTCACTAAAAGCACCAACTATTATTGGCAATTTATAAACAAAAATAGGTAGTGTATCTCATCTGGGAAGGTTCATAAAATCTGGTAAAATCCCCCTACACTATATAAATCAACTAATTACCATTCAGAGGAGGTTCTTCAACTAAGGCCACATAGTAACTCTCCCATGGAAAGATTCTATGCTGTATCTTACCACTGCACTATACCGATATGCAACCATATGGCATTGCCAAGGAAGCTACTGGATCAGAATGTACTTCACTGCAGTGTATTGCACAGTATTGGAGTATAAATTTTTGATCCTAGTAGAGTATTTGCTTTTGAAGCCGTCTTTCTCGGCGGTAGTACAGTGAAGCCAACGTCACATAGAGGTAGGATGTTCTGTACCAAGTACTTTCCATACATTTTCCTCCACTTCCAGTGTTGTGATGACCACCTGAGGTAAAGCATTTTTTTAGTAGCTGCTGGAAAAAGGTACCACAGTGTGACACCATTTTTAACACTGACATTAGTAGACACTGCTACGCACAAATGGAACATCCCCAGTTGAGACATTCAAACATGCAAACCACTGCATCAATCAGGAACAAGGCAGCAGCAACTCTAATGGTGTGCTGTCAACGCTGTGCAATGACAGTGACACAACCTTTGATATGCAGGTCTTGTATGACACTATCACTTGTCGGTAAACCTCGGATGTCCTGCCTTCCAGGTCTTCTCAGGACACACTGtttgctgctgatagccaggAAAGATAAGACAGCATGTGCACAAGAGGCAACACaagcaaagcaaagcaaagcaaagcaaaCCTGCTGCAGACTGCTAACTAATTTGGGTGTTTACTGATACGAAAGAAACTAGTGGCCTCCAAACTGGTCAGATTTCTCCCGTACCGGTCCATTGTTTatgacgtgtcaaggtcagcgaaagcgaaatgtgcagggttattcttcgttcctccgctcagcaagcgcaCAGGATGCAATGCATGcacaaagagcactgggattttctgaactcttcTATTGCCGAGTGTGTTCCCCCATTGAAATACACAACTTTGCAGTCACTCTAGTATCAGTTCGGATTACCTGGAAGTTCGAATTAATGGGACTACGAGGATGTCaaaattttttaaaataaatccGTTCTGGATACTGTTTGATCGGTCCTCGTACAATTATAAAGCATTGCATGCATCTGCTTAGTTTTAGGGTTTCTCCCGATTCTTCCCAGACTTTGCACCCccaattgaaggttgcctctttagggtgaaaccgaTTGTTACGCAGAAAATTGCCCTCGCTGAgccgtctgtaggaatgcacactaacttgtttgggagcaaatgcagttacattgCCGTTTGCGCCAAGCCAGTACAGTTAGTGCGAGTAACTGAACCCGTAATTTCGCGGAACCCcgcgaatttagcatactgcaactttttccacccgaattcacatgaatttagagcacatgtttgtttACCAGATCTTTAccctccgaatttagaaaaaatatttcccgaaaacttcaggctctatctaTAATGTCATTCTGTCATTTATAATGTCATTAGTTATTTTAAACGCAGATGTACCCCTTGCGATGCCATGCAACAGCCAATTACTTCACACTTTACAGCAATTCTGCGCTGTGTCCACACAGCAAAGCGTACCATGGTggaatgacaatgcacacactgTCCATGCTCATACTAACAGTCCAGCCACGCCAACGAAGTAGCGTAGCCACCTCTTCAGGCTTCTCTTACAGCAGGTGCTCACCTTTGCACTAAGCCTATTCTCCTTGCTGTAGATCATAGAGGACCTCGAGCAGAGTTGCATGGCTCCATGCCTGAACTGGACAAGAGTCTGGACAGAGATCTCCGTCACGATTGGTCAGTTCTGGCAGCCCTCTCCACGGAGTGCTTTGCACCAGCTGGTAGTTGTTAGACAGGATTTCCTTTGTCTCAGCCAGTGTGCTCTTGAGGGCCTGCACGTTTCCCATCTTGCGGGCAAACTTTAGCCTCGCTCGTAAGTAGTATCCCACAGGCCAGAGCCATTCCTGCAATGATGCGTTCTGCATCATGATGGTACGTGGGTGGATTCAAGTAAAAGAGGTGCACAGAATGAAGTGTTGACTCACGGGACCTTGGTGGTAGTTCATACCATGTGCAACCTTGTAGTCACTCGAATCATTGTTGTTGAAATAGTATCCGTTGTAGTTCATATCACTGAAATAGTTCAGAAGTGGCCATCAGTGGCCCATTGGTACACAGACACAAGCACGAGTGTGAACACAAAACATTTCGATATTGGAGCAAGTGTTCTTGCATTTTTAAATTTCAGCCAGCTTAGGTTAATTAATACAATAGAGGACTATCCCAgagtttgctgaccaagagcgagggaggctccgcctcctggatgccggcCAATAGGAGGGCGCGGAGGGCaagcacttcccaagcctctgcctAACCCTTGGAAAGAGTTGTCTTTCATACTAGGTGAGAAATGTCTGCAATCCCAAGTGGCTTATGAAAGGATTTATACTCGAAACCACTTTGAACATAAGTGGTTTCAAGTGGAAAtcctttcataaaccacttTGGATTGCAGACATTTTTCATCAGGGATTGTCCTCTTGTTTAGTCTTTGTCGTTCCTCCATTAGATAGATTACACGGAGCATCGTATTGAGTTGTAAGCATGATGTTAGGTGTCACAGCATCTTACCTTGGATCCAGAGTCTTCATTCCAAAGGGGCCCAGCAGAACATTGCGGACATTTGTCAACGCCGCCCACGCATGATCAGCGTCAAACAGTTCGGGTGCCTGGAATAGTATTTTGAGGGACACTCAGGGAACCGTCTAAACTGTCATTCTACAGGGGTTGATCAAAAAGTTCCCGGACTGACATTATTGCTGACAGACACAGCGGAGCACAGGGACGCGGTGGCCCCATCTTGGAGATGTGGCCCTGACCAATCAGCATACCGCGTGGTGTCTCCCAATCCACTCTGGGACCAGAGTTATTAGCGATTTTCTTGTCACAGGCAGGACCCACTCTGATTTCGTCAAGATCATCAAACATGAGCACAGAACAAACGTAAAGTCTTGTGTCAAACTTGACAAATCTGCAACGGAGACGTGCGAGATGATTTGGCAGGCCTATGGCGATGAATCGGCGAGCCGGGCAACATGTTTTGAGTGGCACGCACGCTTACGAACGGTCGGGAAGACCATCCGCAAGCAGCACGGCGGAAACTCTTGCATTTTCTTCGACATTCGCACTATTGTGAACCAAGAATTCATCCCTGCTGTCCACACTGAACTCGGAAGAACTGTACTGCAAAATTTTGAGTATCCTGAGCGAGGCAAAAACGCCCAaactgcagcgtgaacaaaATTGGGTGCTCCACCACAACAATACTCCCTCACACTTGTCACTGAAAACACGGGAGTTCCTTGCACGTAATGGCATGATCGTCGCTCCCCACCCCCTGTATACACTGGACTTGGCTCCCCCGAGACTTCTTGTTTCCTAAGCTGAAGTCGCGGCTCaaggaccaccgatttgacgaCGTCCAGATGATCCAGCAGCTGGAAGGACAAGAAATCCAGTCCGACAACAGcagcggcgctgggaaggggacTACTTTGGGAAGAAATTCGAATGACCTTGTATTTTTAGAGGGCTAGTCTGGGAACTTTTTGATCTTGACTTTTGTTATGTTAATGCTATGTCCTACTCTCAGTTATGTGCATAGCCCTTACCACAACCATAGCAATGCAAAAATTGGGTCTCATTTGGTAATCTGTCCAGGGTTGACTAGCCAGGTAGGTGTCCTTGTACATTCCCCTACGATTCACAAGTTCTGGATGAGGGTCCTCTTTTGCAATAGCCTGGCCCGCTTCTGGTATCCAGAAACAAGTTTCGAAGTTCTGCTTGATTAATGCACCCCACTGTTCAAAGGTCATCACTGTTTTAATACCTGGATAACGAACAAACAATGACATTTAGCATGTAGGAGGAAACCTTCCCCACATATTAACTATGATTATAAAATATGTAGTACCATAGTCGCTCTTTTCAACAGCATTGTAGGGATAATGACCATCCTTGTACAGCTTGTCCAGCCATCGCAAGGTTGATTTGCACAAGCCCACAATTTCTACTGCTGATCCATCCCTGAGATAATGTTCCTACATGAGCGGACTGCACAGTACAGAGAGAGGGACCCACCGAGGTGTTGCTGGTTTTCCCTTGTTGCCAGCTTTCTCCGAGCTTCCCATCTTGTCCATCCACGTACCGCAGTTATGGCAATTTCCGCCGTACACGAACCCAGTCATGGGATTTGTTGCAAATGTGATGTTGAAACCTATAGTGTTAAAACGAAGGCACCGCTTTACCAGACGTTTATGTTTAAACTGATCTACCGCCTGAATAAAACCCAACAGTAACGCCAGCCGCAGCTGGAGCAGAGTCGCACTGGTGAGAGCTTGGGAACGACTATGGGAGAAGTAGCATGGGCATGTGGCTCATGACAGACTCCTCTCTTGCAAGAGTGGTATAGCTCAGAACTTTACTATAACTAGACACAGTGGGCTTGCTTGAGAAAATGCTTTGTCTCACTTCTTAGCTACATGGGGTTATAAAGCCAGCATGTCGTCTGTTTCAGCCAGTCGCAGCAGACGACCTCAAACACAGCTTTCTGTGGCTACGGGTGGCTGCCCATGTGGTTGACGGCAGCTTGTCATGTCAACGTCGTACTCTGCAGTGCAGTCATATGGTATTCCATAGGAGACAACAGGAAATTGTATACATGTTGTCTGCACAATGTGCGTTGAGACACCTGCCATATTCTGGCACCGTGTAAATGCTGAATGTAACACTTAATGAAACTTGTGCCTTGTGAGCAATACTGCCTTTTTTCTTCCAGAAGGACATCCCATGGGGATGTTGCTCATATAAATATGTATGCGGATGCACTAACCTTCATCTAACATGTGCTGGTCCAGTTGGGGTCCCGCATTACGTTCGCGGAAAGATACACCCTCAAAGTGTCGCTGCAGTGCTTCCTGGATCACCTCTTCCAGAGGCATTTCCTGAGTAAAGTAAACGAGGGCTTACAAGATGGTCACCCTTCCTCAGTGTGGAAGACTTACACAGATCCCAGGTTCCAGGGCAGGTGAATCATCCATGGGATAGAGACGAGACACCTTGTCCTTAAGAATGAGGTGCCCATTGGGTACATCCTTCGTATATTCCTGGATGCACTGTAACCACCACCAGACGGCATCACGACAGTTGTAGCGGGCAAATGTCCCCTTGTCCAGCAAATTTGGAATCAAGCCATGACGAAGGCATCCGGCAAATGCAAGGATTATGTACCTGGACACAGATGTAGGCAGAGGTGGAGAGATGATGTTCATGAATGTTGTATGATGTTGTGTGATGTCCCCCCTTCCAAGTGCCAACACTAAGGGTGTTGGAAGGTGGGGTCATAGAAGGTGACATGCTAGGTAAACCAGCAATACTGTATTCAGCTCAAGTTGTGCATATTATGCAAAGATACACTCTCATGCAATGTTTTGCTTTCTGCTCTGAAGTACCACAATGCACGTGCAGAGAGCAGGGATTTGCACAGGCTTTTTGTCTCATGGGGTTGTTGAGTTCCAACTGGCTACTACTGGCATGCATATTCATATGAAACATTTCTGGGGTGTTGGGAAAATTCCTGGCATTAGAGAGGTCAAAGGCCTGcacacagaatcccacaaacgTGCATATTGCAGGCTACTTGTGACAGCCTTGTACCACGCCTATAGCCTAAAAATACACCATTTCTGATACTGCTGGCAATAGATGTCAAAGTTACATGAAAAGCTTTCCTCTTGCATAGGCTTCCTGTGATGAAACCTGTCAAGACATGCAATCTGCAGTAGCGTTTCCAATACCTGGCTTCCTGGTGCCGTCCGGTTAGCAAGAACAATCCCCGAAGTGCAATGAATGTGTCTCGGCCCCAATTCCTCATGTAGCCTGTTGCAAAGTGTGGAAGACCTGAAAGCAAATAGTATTGCTGGTTACTGCACACACAGCTGCAGTCTTTTTTTTATAGCTAAATAATGCTGTTAAGCAGAGAGAACATCCTACCTGCAGCCAACGTCGTGCATGCCTCTTCCCTCTTTCCAGCTTCGTTAATTCGGTGGGGAGGCTGGGGCGGCGTCAAGTTGGGTGACAAAGGGGGAAGGTTGGTACCGGGCACCCAGCCACCCATCATGACGGAGCCTAGAGCTAGTTCACGAACCAGCACGGGGCCATGCTTCACAAAGCTGGAAGGAACTGCTGTTACCACCCAAGGGTTACGTTACAAGCCGTTTGGCACCATTTGTAACTTACTCGGACATTTTCTGCCAGATCTCCTCGAGCAAGATGGAGAAAGTCCCCGTCACAATGGCGTCAAAATAGCACGGGATCAAGTAGCGCGGCAGCTTCTTCACGGCCGTGAATAGCATGTTGAACCACTCGGACAACTACAAGGGCATTGCGGCATTAAAGGAAAAACTTATTTCGGGCTGTCGTCTTCTTACCGCGAGCGTACTGTGCTCGTAGACAAGCCGATGGGTGATATAGTCCATCATCCAGTCACCAACCCTCAGGTTGTCGCACATGGTGTGGCCCAAGTCATTCTTGTAGCGTATCTCGGACAAGACAGACATAAATCCTGCAACGTATATCGCATATTGTAATTATTAGGGCTGACCAAATAGTAATTTTAAGGGGGATTATGGCTCCTGAAAACTTTGCTTTTGAAGATGACTTAATGAGTCTTTGCTGTTGTACACCTTTTAAGACTTACCAAAGGCATTTCCAGTCACTACTTTTGCATGCTTGCTGTCACTACTTTTGCACATGCATTTATATCACTGTGCACAAATATGTTATGTCCTGCCCCtcagactagatttcttttccttcttaagttgagcACAACTATGGAGACTACGCAGAGTGGTCTCTGGTTGCTGTGAGTATTGGGTAGGGGATAGCAGGACACATCAGCGCCTCTGTGCTTGATGGTAACGTTGAGGTCTTGAAGCCGCGGGAGCCACCAACCTATCCGTCCGCTGGACCTTTCAGTGTCATTAGCCAGCAGAGGGCATGATGACCAGTTATGATTGAGTCGGGCACGAGATTTGCAATATCTTCATTGCAGAACAAAATTGAAATTTATTGGAAATTTGGACAAACTTCTTTCCACTATTCAATTTTGTAGATTAGTAATTATCAGAACATTTTGGaaattttcgggcagataagccgcactcgcagataagcacGGGCAGTAAGACTCAAGTAATTTGTGGGACAAAGGGGACCATAAgtaaggccataaaccctgtggtccatacggcatggtgtacaacaaagaaGGTCAGGTTCgagtgttctaccaagatcagACTGCCCctgttgtgtgtttttcatggatcgactgGTCAGTGGCCTaccagaagacatgaatcactgtcaccactttcgttaaggcTGCTTGGGAGAAGGCACCAGGATGGTCAGTCTGCTTGAATGTTGATGCGCCCCTGTTACACATTGTTTGTGCATTGGAAGGGCAgcgctgttccagagacactgtgggccctttcgttaaaaccagcgtatggggaaaataccagggagaTATAGTCATCAGGTAAgtcgcaccggtggataagccgcagagtgcccatgagaaaaaaaaatatcgcgCATAAACCGTGGCTAATATGCgcgaaattacggtacataaaAATTGTGCTAGTCTTCAAATTGCTCACCTAGTTATGTGCATCCCGTGAACACAGCAAATAAATTCTGAGGGATAAAAATTGCTTAATAATGTGCTACAGCAGTTTGCAGCTGTGCAGGGGAGAGGGCAAAGTTTGGAGAAAGCACACGACGAAGTGTCGTTCCACTCACCGGGCAGCAATAAAGGCATATTTATAGACCATGTGTGCCTCGTAACCTTTGAACAGTTTGCTGTTACCCCTTAGTGCCACATACCCTTCCCGTTAAAAAGCAAATAGTCATATGTGGTGACTGCCAATGACGAAGCCGGTCAGCTGGTGCCAAATAAATAATTTGTTCGTTATCAGGCTTTCTGGACGGACAGGTTTCCCTCTACCTTC from Ornithodoros turicata isolate Travis chromosome 4, ASM3712646v1, whole genome shotgun sequence encodes the following:
- the LOC135391228 gene encoding glutathione peroxidase-like → MLQTITKVPVFCSRDVSQQTQLRYGGIKAIFLHLRRHLPRSISTDTAMATSDNWKDAASIYDFSALDIDGNEVTLDKYRGHVAIIVNVASKUGKTAVNYTQLQQLYEKYAESKGLRILGFPCNQFGGQEPGTEEEIKEFVTKYNVQFDMFSKINVNGNNAHPLWKYLKEKQPGTLINAIKWNFTKFLIDKNGQPVGRYGPTTDPLSMEPDLQKYF